The Desulfitibacter sp. BRH_c19 genomic interval AAAGCCTGCTGTAATTTAGACAATTTACCCTCTGTTTCTTCCCCTTCAATAGTCTTTATCTCTTTACCGTCAGCCCATATAGCCAGGTAAATACAGGAATCAATTGCCTCCCCATTGACAAGCACCGTGCAGGCACCACATTCACCCACAGAACAACCTTTTTTCACGCCTTTTAAATTGAGTTCATTACGCAGTACTTCCAACAAGGATTCACGTACATCAACCTCCACAGTCACTTCCTTGTTATTTACTTTAAAAGTAATTTTTTTAGTAGTCATTATAGCTCCCCCCCGGCTTTGATAAAGGCTTCTTTAAATGCTCTCTTGCTCAATTCTTCAACCAATTGCAGTCTAAATTCCTTGGAAGCACGCCATGATGTTCTCGGATTCACCTCTGCGACAGCTGCTTTGCTAATTTCATCTAGCAATTCCTCACTAAAGGTTTTTCCAATTGCCAACTTTTCAGCCTTTCTGCAGCGAACAGGAGTAGGGGCAGCCACTCCAAAGGCCAGCCTGAAATCTTCAACCAACATTTTATCTTTTATTTTACAAACAACTGCACATCCTAGAGTAGCAATGTCCATGGCATTACGCATGGCGTACTTAATATAGTGGCCTCCAAAACCTCTGTAGTTTTCCTGGGAAAGTAA includes:
- a CDS encoding xanthine dehydrogenase, with amino-acid sequence MTTKKITFKVNNKEVTVEVDVRESLLEVLRNELNLKGVKKGCSVGECGACTVLVNGEAIDSCIYLAIWADGKEIKTIEGEETEGKLSKLQQAFVDEGAVQCGFCTPGFVMSARALLDSGKKLSREDIKKGMSGNMCRCTGYQNIIKAVEKSIED